Proteins from a single region of Bdellovibrio bacteriovorus HD100:
- the rpsL gene encoding 30S ribosomal protein S12 codes for MPTINQLIKSERTVQKNQTKSPALDSCPQRRGVCTRVYTTTPKKPNSALRKVAKVRLSNGFEVISYIPGIGHNLQEHSVVLIRGGRVKDLPGVRYHIVRGVLDLQGVNGRLRARSKYGTKRPKK; via the coding sequence GTGCCAACAATTAATCAGCTCATCAAAAGTGAGCGTACTGTTCAAAAAAACCAAACAAAATCACCAGCTTTGGACTCTTGTCCTCAGCGTCGCGGTGTTTGTACACGTGTTTATACAACGACTCCAAAGAAGCCGAACTCCGCACTTCGTAAAGTTGCAAAAGTTCGTCTTTCCAATGGCTTCGAAGTTATCTCTTACATCCCTGGTATCGGCCATAACCTTCAAGAGCACTCCGTTGTACTAATCCGCGGTGGTCGTGTGAAGGATTTGCCGGGTGTTCGTTACCACATCGTTCGTGGGGTATTGGACCTTCAAGGTGTAAACGGTCGTCTGCGCGCCCGTTCTAAATACGGTACTAAGAGACCTAAGAAATAA
- the rpsG gene encoding 30S ribosomal protein S7 produces MSRRKKTFKREIIPDPVFKDLVIAKFINKMMIQGRKATSQKLFYGALKELEGKVQGEEPLAVFKKALENVKPSIEVRSRRVGGATYQVPVDVRPSRRLALAMRWLVEYSRERGEKDMAKRLAGEFLDAYNNRGNAIKKKDDVHRMAESNKAFSHYNW; encoded by the coding sequence ATGTCACGTCGTAAAAAGACCTTTAAAAGAGAAATCATTCCAGATCCGGTTTTCAAGGATCTAGTAATTGCTAAGTTCATCAATAAAATGATGATTCAAGGTAGAAAAGCAACTTCTCAAAAGTTGTTCTACGGTGCTTTGAAAGAGCTTGAAGGCAAAGTTCAAGGTGAAGAGCCTTTGGCAGTTTTCAAAAAAGCTCTTGAGAACGTTAAACCGTCTATCGAAGTTCGCTCCCGCCGTGTAGGTGGTGCTACTTACCAAGTTCCAGTAGATGTTCGTCCATCCCGTCGTTTGGCTTTGGCTATGCGTTGGTTGGTTGAGTACTCTCGCGAGCGCGGTGAGAAAGACATGGCGAAACGTTTGGCTGGCGAATTCTTGGACGCGTACAATAATAGAGGAAATGCTATTAAGAAGAAAGACGACGTTCACAGAATGGCTGAATCCAACAAGGCATTCTCTCACTACAATTGGTAA
- the rpsJ gene encoding 30S ribosomal protein S10, whose product MQSQKIRIRLKAFDHKLLDQSTKEIVETARRTGAKVAGPIPLPTRINRYTVLRSPHVDKKSREQFEVRTHKRMLDILEPTQQTVDQLMKLDLSAGVDVEIKLSAV is encoded by the coding sequence ATGCAAAGTCAGAAGATTAGAATCAGATTGAAGGCATTCGATCATAAATTGCTTGACCAGTCGACGAAAGAAATCGTTGAGACTGCTCGTCGTACAGGCGCAAAAGTTGCGGGTCCAATTCCCTTGCCTACTCGCATCAACCGCTACACTGTATTGCGTTCTCCGCACGTAGATAAAAAATCTCGTGAACAATTCGAAGTGAGAACTCACAAGCGTATGCTCGATATTTTAGAACCAACTCAACAGACAGTAGATCAGCTTATGAAGCTGGATCTTTCTGCTGGTGTCGATGTTGAAATCAAACTTTCTGCGGTTTAG
- the rpsS gene encoding 30S ribosomal protein S19 codes for MARSIKKGPFVDTHVQKKIDNALEKNDKKVIKTWSRRSTILPETIGLTFAVHNGRKFVPVYITENMIGHKLGEFAPTRTFHGHAEKKAAAPAAKK; via the coding sequence GTGGCACGCTCAATTAAAAAAGGTCCATTCGTCGATACTCATGTTCAGAAGAAAATCGACAATGCACTTGAGAAAAATGATAAAAAAGTTATTAAAACTTGGTCTCGCCGCTCAACAATTCTTCCAGAGACAATTGGACTGACATTCGCAGTTCATAACGGAAGAAAGTTCGTTCCTGTATACATCACAGAGAACATGATTGGTCACAAACTCGGTGAGTTTGCTCCAACCAGAACTTTCCATGGTCACGCTGAGAAGAAAGCCGCTGCTCCTGCTGCGAAGAAGTAA
- the rpoC gene encoding DNA-directed RNA polymerase subunit beta' yields MRDLLNFFDKPKDPLSFDAVRVSLASPEMIREWSFGEVKKPETINYRTFKPERDGLFCAKIFGPIKDYECLCGKYKRMKYRGVVCEKCGVEVTQTKVRRERLGHIELATPVAHIWFLRSLPSRIGNLLNLSLKDVEKVLYCEAHVVIDPMETTLEEGQVLTEEALQAALNEFGPSFKYGMGGEAVRDLLKKIDPEYLSRKLRLEVKDTKSEAGIKKLTKRLRVVEAFKGSINKPEWMMLEALPVLPPDLRPLVPLDGGRFATSDLNDLYRRVINRNNRLKRLQELNAPDIIIRNEKRMLQEAVDALLDNGRRGKTFTGPNKRPLRSLSDMLKGKQGRFRQNLLGKRVDYSGRSVITVGPTLRLHQCGLPKKMALELFKPFVYNKLEEKGLATTIKQAKRLVDQETVEVWDILADVVKEHPVLLNRAPTLHRLGIQAFEPVLHEGKAIQLHPLVCTAFNADFDGDQMAVHVPLSVESQVEARVLMMSTNNILSPANGKPIINPSQDIVLGMYWLTRMRPGAKGSGKAFSSVQEAQYAFETGLVDLQAVCKVRINGTLQETTVGRAILSDIVPKEVPFNEVNVTMGKKQIAALIDKTFRLAGAKATCILADKIMEYGFKYSTAAGMSIGIDDMVIPAAKAPMIADAEKQVTEIQQQYDEGLITDGERYNKVVDIWAQTADKIAKEGMNAIEKQTFNVNGKEVVGPSFNPIYIMADSGARGSAAQIRQLGGMRGLMAKPSGEIIETPITANFREGLTVIQYFISTHGARKGLADTALKTANSGYLTRRLVDVAQDVVVSEIDCGVEDGLEITPIYEAGEIVQNIGDRILGRTALKDVVDAATNEVVVRANQEITENDVKIIEGRGIDKVDIRSALICQSKRGVCVKCYGRDLSRGATVNLGETVGIIAAQSIGEPGTQLTMRTFHLGGAASRAVEQSVHTSRYDGVVKLQNVHAVTNRNGKLTVMNRNGSALVIDEAGRERENFKLVYGAVLNFKEGDKVAKGQTVAEWDPYSNPIIAEVSAKIQYQDIEEGSTMQEQVDAVTGFATKVIMESKSSDVKPTVFLVDGAGKTLNLPGRDIPARYLIPVGAQLLVADQQEVHAGDVIAKMHREASKTKDITGGLPRVAELFEARKPKEAAIISEIDGYVTFGKDVKGKQRVIVTPEVGEQKEYLIPKGKHVAVREGEYVRAGEALMDGPTNPHDILAVLGAKALSAYLVDEIQEVYRLQGVGINDKHIEVIVRQMLRKVEIRDAGDSRFLAGEQVERYAYMEENERINKEGGQPATCSPLLLGITKVSLSTDSWISAASFQETTKVLTEAAINSRTDHLRGLKENIIMGRLIPAGTGLTSYKRWKVSVHEDDDIGFVALPGMTSSVQPQG; encoded by the coding sequence TTGAGAGACTTGTTGAATTTTTTCGATAAACCAAAAGATCCACTTTCGTTTGACGCCGTACGAGTTTCGTTGGCGTCACCTGAAATGATTCGTGAATGGTCATTTGGTGAAGTTAAGAAGCCAGAAACTATCAACTATCGTACTTTCAAGCCTGAGCGTGACGGCTTGTTCTGTGCGAAAATCTTCGGTCCTATCAAGGACTATGAGTGCTTGTGCGGTAAGTACAAACGTATGAAGTACCGTGGCGTCGTCTGTGAAAAGTGCGGCGTTGAAGTGACTCAGACCAAGGTTCGCCGTGAGCGCCTTGGTCATATCGAATTGGCGACTCCAGTAGCCCATATCTGGTTCCTGCGTTCTTTGCCTTCTCGTATTGGTAACCTTTTGAATCTTTCTTTGAAAGACGTTGAAAAGGTCCTTTACTGTGAAGCACACGTGGTTATCGATCCAATGGAAACTACATTGGAAGAAGGCCAGGTACTGACTGAAGAAGCATTGCAAGCGGCTCTGAATGAGTTCGGCCCATCCTTCAAATACGGAATGGGTGGCGAGGCAGTTCGTGATCTTTTGAAAAAAATCGATCCTGAATACCTTTCCCGCAAACTTCGCTTGGAAGTTAAAGACACCAAGTCTGAAGCTGGTATCAAAAAATTGACTAAACGCCTGCGCGTTGTTGAGGCCTTCAAAGGTTCCATCAACAAGCCAGAGTGGATGATGTTGGAAGCACTTCCGGTTCTTCCTCCTGATCTTCGTCCATTGGTACCTCTTGATGGTGGCCGTTTCGCGACGTCTGACCTGAATGACCTGTACCGCCGTGTTATCAATCGTAACAACCGTTTGAAACGTCTTCAGGAGCTGAACGCTCCAGACATCATCATCCGAAACGAAAAGCGTATGCTTCAAGAAGCAGTGGACGCTTTGTTGGATAACGGTCGTCGCGGTAAGACCTTCACTGGTCCGAACAAACGTCCTCTTCGCTCCCTTTCTGATATGTTGAAAGGTAAGCAGGGTCGTTTCCGTCAAAACCTTTTGGGTAAACGTGTAGACTACTCTGGTCGTTCCGTTATCACCGTTGGACCTACTCTGAGACTTCATCAGTGCGGTCTTCCGAAGAAAATGGCTCTCGAGTTGTTCAAACCATTCGTTTACAACAAACTTGAAGAAAAAGGTCTTGCGACCACTATCAAACAAGCCAAACGCTTGGTTGATCAGGAAACAGTTGAAGTTTGGGATATCCTTGCTGACGTGGTGAAAGAGCACCCGGTTCTTCTGAACCGTGCACCAACCCTGCACAGACTTGGTATCCAGGCGTTCGAGCCTGTTCTTCACGAAGGTAAAGCTATCCAGCTGCACCCGTTGGTATGTACGGCGTTCAATGCCGACTTCGACGGTGACCAGATGGCAGTTCACGTTCCACTTTCTGTGGAATCCCAGGTTGAAGCACGCGTTCTGATGATGTCCACGAACAACATCCTTTCTCCTGCCAACGGTAAACCTATCATCAATCCTTCCCAGGATATCGTGTTGGGTATGTACTGGTTGACTCGTATGCGTCCGGGCGCCAAAGGATCAGGCAAAGCCTTCTCCAGCGTTCAGGAAGCTCAATACGCGTTTGAAACAGGTCTGGTAGACCTTCAGGCAGTATGTAAGGTTCGTATCAACGGAACTCTGCAAGAGACCACAGTGGGTCGTGCAATCCTTTCTGATATCGTTCCTAAAGAAGTTCCGTTCAACGAAGTGAACGTGACAATGGGTAAAAAACAGATCGCGGCCCTGATCGACAAGACTTTCCGTCTTGCCGGTGCAAAAGCGACCTGCATCCTTGCTGACAAGATCATGGAATACGGCTTCAAGTATTCAACTGCAGCAGGTATGTCCATCGGTATCGATGACATGGTGATCCCGGCGGCGAAAGCTCCGATGATCGCTGACGCAGAAAAACAAGTTACTGAGATTCAGCAGCAGTATGACGAAGGTTTGATCACAGATGGTGAGCGCTACAATAAAGTGGTCGACATCTGGGCGCAGACTGCAGACAAAATTGCTAAAGAAGGTATGAACGCGATCGAAAAGCAAACATTCAACGTGAATGGTAAAGAGGTTGTGGGTCCTTCCTTCAATCCAATTTACATCATGGCTGACTCCGGAGCCCGTGGTTCCGCAGCTCAGATCCGTCAGTTGGGTGGTATGCGTGGTCTGATGGCGAAACCTTCCGGTGAGATCATCGAGACTCCGATCACTGCAAACTTCCGTGAAGGTTTGACAGTTATCCAGTACTTCATCTCCACGCACGGTGCGCGTAAAGGTTTGGCCGATACCGCATTGAAAACAGCGAACTCCGGTTACCTGACTCGTCGTTTGGTTGACGTTGCTCAGGACGTTGTTGTGTCCGAGATCGATTGCGGTGTTGAAGATGGTTTGGAAATCACTCCGATTTACGAAGCGGGTGAAATCGTACAAAACATCGGTGACCGTATCCTGGGCCGTACAGCTTTGAAAGACGTTGTTGATGCAGCGACAAACGAAGTTGTGGTTCGTGCTAACCAGGAAATCACTGAAAATGACGTTAAGATCATCGAAGGCCGTGGTATCGACAAAGTCGACATCCGTTCTGCTCTTATCTGTCAGTCTAAACGCGGTGTTTGCGTGAAGTGCTACGGACGTGATTTGTCCCGTGGTGCGACTGTGAACCTGGGTGAAACAGTGGGTATTATCGCCGCTCAATCCATCGGTGAGCCGGGTACCCAGTTGACGATGAGAACGTTCCACTTGGGTGGTGCGGCTTCTCGTGCGGTTGAACAATCTGTTCACACATCCCGTTATGACGGTGTTGTTAAACTACAAAACGTTCACGCAGTGACGAACCGTAACGGTAAGTTGACTGTGATGAATCGTAACGGTTCTGCTCTTGTGATTGACGAAGCAGGTCGTGAGCGTGAAAACTTCAAGCTCGTATACGGCGCTGTTTTGAACTTCAAAGAAGGCGACAAAGTTGCCAAAGGTCAGACTGTTGCGGAATGGGATCCATATTCGAATCCAATCATCGCAGAGGTTTCTGCGAAGATCCAATACCAGGATATCGAAGAAGGTTCCACAATGCAGGAGCAAGTGGATGCGGTAACTGGTTTCGCGACCAAAGTTATCATGGAATCCAAGTCTTCCGATGTTAAACCAACTGTCTTCCTAGTGGATGGCGCTGGTAAAACATTGAATCTTCCTGGTCGTGACATCCCGGCTCGTTACCTGATCCCAGTTGGGGCTCAGTTGCTAGTTGCGGATCAGCAGGAAGTGCATGCGGGTGACGTAATCGCGAAGATGCACCGTGAAGCTTCGAAAACGAAGGATATCACCGGGGGTCTTCCGCGCGTTGCCGAATTGTTTGAGGCTCGTAAACCGAAAGAAGCAGCTATCATCTCTGAGATCGATGGTTATGTGACATTCGGTAAAGACGTTAAAGGTAAACAACGTGTGATCGTAACTCCTGAAGTGGGTGAGCAAAAAGAATACCTCATCCCTAAAGGTAAGCACGTTGCTGTAAGAGAAGGTGAGTACGTAAGAGCCGGTGAGGCTTTGATGGATGGTCCAACAAATCCTCATGACATTCTGGCGGTTCTGGGTGCTAAAGCCTTGTCTGCATACCTTGTAGATGAAATCCAAGAAGTTTACAGACTTCAAGGGGTTGGTATCAATGACAAGCATATCGAAGTCATTGTTCGTCAGATGCTACGTAAAGTAGAAATCCGTGATGCCGGCGACAGCCGCTTCCTGGCTGGTGAGCAAGTTGAAAGATACGCTTACATGGAAGAAAACGAACGTATTAACAAAGAGGGTGGTCAACCTGCTACTTGCAGCCCACTTCTTCTTGGTATTACTAAGGTTTCTTTGAGCACTGACAGCTGGATTTCAGCAGCGTCCTTCCAGGAAACTACAAAAGTTCTTACGGAAGCAGCGATCAATTCTCGTACAGACCATTTGCGTGGCCTGAAAGAGAATATCATCATGGGTCGTCTGATTCCTGCGGGAACTGGTTTGACATCTTACAAACGCTGGAAAGTGTCTGTGCATGAAGATGACGATATCGGCTTTGTCGCATTGCCGGGTATGACGTCTTCCGTACAGCCTCAAGGCTAA
- the rplW gene encoding 50S ribosomal protein L23, whose protein sequence is MKQVIKAPLITEKNTYHNAAGVYVFEVDLKSSKTEVKAAVEKNFKVKVDSVRTSVCRGHSKQTKFGLTKVAYWKKAYVKLAEGEKIALFEGV, encoded by the coding sequence ATGAAACAAGTAATTAAAGCCCCTCTCATTACTGAGAAAAATACTTATCACAACGCTGCTGGCGTATACGTGTTCGAAGTGGACTTGAAGTCCTCTAAAACAGAAGTAAAAGCCGCTGTTGAGAAAAACTTTAAAGTTAAAGTTGATAGCGTAAGAACTAGCGTCTGCCGCGGTCACTCTAAGCAAACTAAATTCGGTCTAACCAAGGTCGCTTACTGGAAGAAAGCTTACGTTAAGCTTGCTGAAGGCGAGAAGATCGCTCTTTTTGAGGGAGTATAA
- the rplD gene encoding 50S ribosomal protein L4, with protein MATVNVLNWKKEKVGSVELAADVFETPVKKEVLHTVVQWQLAARRQGTHMTKTKGLVSGGGKKPFKQKGTGGARQGSSRSILMPGGGTAFGPQPRSYAFVLPKKVRRLGLSMALSHLQKEGKLFIVDSMASEGKTAELNKRLQAFGLKKAVLVDSVVDDKFNRASKNLPTFKYFPVEGLNVFDLLKYDAAVITKDSVAKIVDRCSLEKA; from the coding sequence ATGGCTACAGTAAATGTATTGAACTGGAAAAAAGAAAAAGTTGGTTCCGTTGAGCTTGCTGCTGACGTGTTCGAAACTCCTGTTAAAAAGGAAGTTCTTCACACAGTAGTTCAATGGCAATTGGCGGCTCGTCGTCAAGGCACTCACATGACTAAGACTAAAGGTCTTGTGTCTGGTGGTGGTAAAAAGCCGTTTAAACAAAAAGGTACTGGTGGAGCTCGTCAAGGTTCCAGCCGTTCTATCTTGATGCCTGGTGGTGGTACCGCTTTCGGTCCTCAGCCTCGCAGCTACGCTTTCGTTCTGCCTAAAAAAGTTCGTCGTTTGGGTCTGAGCATGGCACTTTCTCACCTTCAAAAAGAAGGCAAACTGTTCATCGTGGACAGCATGGCTTCTGAAGGTAAAACTGCTGAGCTTAACAAACGTTTGCAAGCTTTCGGTTTGAAAAAAGCTGTATTGGTTGACTCTGTAGTTGATGACAAATTCAACCGTGCTTCCAAGAATCTTCCAACATTCAAATACTTCCCAGTTGAAGGTTTGAACGTGTTTGATCTATTGAAGTACGACGCTGCTGTTATCACTAAAGATTCTGTGGCTAAAATCGTAGATCGTTGTTCATTGGAGAAGGCGTAA
- the fusA gene encoding elongation factor G, whose translation MSAKDPKVVADLKYTRNIGIMAHIDAGKTTTTERILYYTGKSHKIGEVHDGDATMDWMVQEQERGITITSAATMAFWKDHRINIIDTPGHVDFTIEVERSLRVLDGAIAVFDGVNGVEPQSETVWKQADKYKVPRICFVNKMDRVGADFVMSFGTIKEKLNANPIPVQVPIGMEDTFRGVVDLLENKAYMWDQSGMGDHFEITDVPNDMKEEVNRFRTEVIEKIVEFEDELLEKYLNGEEVTVPELKRALRKGTLELKAFPVFCGAAFKNKGVQPLLDGVIDYLPSPLEVPAIVGHDPERPDKEIICKTEFDAHAAALAFKIANDPFAGTLTYIRVYSGEVKVGEQLLNPRTQKKERIQKLVKMHANSREEINSLKAGDIGAVIGLKFTGTGDTLCESSHAVVLETITFPEPVISVAVEAKSSADQEKMLAGLAKLEKEDPSCRLRTDPETGQILLSGMGELHLEILVDRLLREHKIQANVGKPQVSYRETITVAAKAEHVYEREIAGETHFAKVSLSIEPISQADGIQFISKVAVSKEFTAPMLKAAESGFREAAEVGPLASCSMLGIKGTLNSVEVRPDSSSEMAFKAAASLAFRDAVKAASVELLEPIFKLEVTCPDDFVGNIVGDLNARRGKILAMNVKQGGGQVISAEAPLASLFGYATDVRSLSQGRASFSMEFLEYAIVPAKVKTDILHKMGRY comes from the coding sequence ATGTCAGCTAAAGATCCTAAAGTTGTAGCTGATCTCAAGTACACTCGTAATATCGGCATCATGGCTCACATCGATGCCGGTAAGACGACCACCACCGAACGCATTCTTTACTATACAGGTAAAAGTCATAAAATCGGCGAGGTCCATGATGGTGATGCCACCATGGACTGGATGGTTCAGGAGCAAGAGCGCGGTATCACTATCACGTCTGCTGCAACCATGGCGTTCTGGAAAGATCACAGAATCAACATCATCGATACTCCGGGCCACGTTGACTTCACTATTGAAGTTGAGCGTTCTTTGCGTGTATTGGATGGCGCGATCGCAGTTTTCGACGGCGTGAATGGGGTTGAGCCTCAGTCCGAAACCGTTTGGAAACAGGCTGATAAATACAAAGTTCCCCGCATTTGCTTCGTAAATAAAATGGACCGTGTTGGTGCTGACTTTGTGATGTCCTTCGGGACGATCAAAGAAAAGCTGAACGCGAACCCAATCCCTGTGCAGGTTCCAATCGGCATGGAAGACACCTTCCGTGGTGTTGTTGATTTGCTCGAAAATAAAGCCTACATGTGGGATCAGTCCGGAATGGGTGACCATTTCGAAATTACCGATGTTCCCAATGACATGAAAGAGGAAGTAAACCGCTTCCGCACAGAGGTCATTGAGAAGATCGTTGAATTTGAAGACGAACTTCTTGAGAAATATCTCAATGGAGAAGAAGTCACTGTGCCAGAGCTTAAACGTGCTTTGCGCAAAGGGACTCTTGAATTGAAAGCCTTCCCGGTATTCTGTGGAGCCGCTTTCAAAAACAAAGGTGTTCAGCCTTTGTTGGATGGGGTCATTGACTACCTTCCGTCGCCTCTGGAAGTGCCTGCAATCGTGGGTCACGATCCTGAGCGTCCTGATAAAGAAATCATCTGTAAAACTGAATTTGATGCTCACGCGGCTGCTTTGGCTTTCAAAATCGCCAATGATCCGTTTGCCGGCACTTTGACTTATATCCGTGTTTATTCCGGTGAAGTGAAAGTCGGGGAGCAGCTTTTGAATCCGCGCACTCAGAAAAAAGAGCGCATTCAGAAGCTGGTGAAAATGCATGCGAATTCCCGTGAAGAAATCAACAGCCTGAAGGCGGGGGATATCGGCGCGGTTATCGGTCTTAAGTTCACAGGCACAGGGGACACTCTGTGTGAAAGCTCTCATGCTGTGGTTCTTGAGACGATCACTTTCCCAGAGCCGGTGATTTCCGTGGCGGTAGAGGCGAAGTCCTCTGCGGACCAGGAAAAGATGCTGGCTGGCCTGGCTAAACTTGAAAAAGAAGATCCATCCTGCCGTCTGCGCACGGATCCGGAAACAGGGCAAATCCTGCTTTCTGGCATGGGTGAGTTGCATTTGGAAATTCTTGTGGATCGTTTGCTTCGTGAGCATAAGATCCAGGCCAACGTGGGTAAGCCGCAGGTTTCCTATCGTGAAACCATCACGGTTGCCGCCAAAGCAGAGCACGTTTACGAGCGTGAGATTGCTGGCGAAACTCACTTTGCCAAAGTCTCCCTTTCCATCGAGCCTATTTCTCAGGCGGATGGCATCCAGTTCATCAGTAAAGTGGCTGTGTCTAAAGAATTTACAGCCCCTATGTTGAAGGCTGCCGAATCGGGCTTCCGTGAAGCTGCTGAGGTCGGTCCTTTGGCAAGCTGCTCGATGTTGGGTATTAAGGGGACCTTAAATTCAGTTGAAGTTCGTCCCGATTCCTCCAGTGAGATGGCCTTTAAGGCGGCTGCCTCCCTGGCATTCCGGGATGCGGTTAAGGCAGCCTCTGTAGAGCTTTTAGAGCCTATCTTTAAGCTAGAGGTGACTTGTCCGGATGATTTCGTCGGGAACATTGTGGGTGATTTAAATGCCCGCCGTGGAAAGATCCTGGCGATGAATGTGAAGCAGGGTGGTGGTCAGGTTATTTCGGCCGAAGCCCCTCTGGCGAGTCTCTTTGGTTATGCGACGGATGTCCGCAGTTTGAGCCAAGGGCGAGCCAGCTTCAGTATGGAATTTTTGGAATATGCCATTGTGCCTGCGAAGGTAAAAACGGACATTCTCCATAAAATGGGAAGATATTAA
- the rplC gene encoding 50S ribosomal protein L3, with amino-acid sequence MSETTETQNTAGLKLNGLFAFKEGMATIYNENGEAVPVTVLRYEPWFVSQIKTNEADGYEAIQVACHPKKAKNSNKAEKGHLEKAGFENGAQFVKELRQAAPEGTVVGAQISIDSLAKGDFVKITSKSKGKGFAGSVKRWGFAGGPASHGSKFHRRPGSSGNRTWPGRVMPGKKFPGHLGAETVTVKNVEVVQIIAEENVLMVKGPVPGARNTLVKLVRE; translated from the coding sequence GTGAGCGAAACTACAGAAACTCAAAATACTGCAGGTCTTAAATTGAACGGCCTGTTCGCCTTCAAAGAAGGTATGGCTACTATCTATAACGAGAACGGCGAAGCTGTTCCTGTTACTGTTCTTCGTTACGAGCCTTGGTTTGTTTCTCAAATCAAAACTAACGAAGCTGATGGTTACGAGGCTATCCAGGTGGCTTGCCACCCTAAAAAAGCTAAAAACTCCAACAAAGCAGAAAAAGGTCACCTTGAAAAAGCTGGCTTCGAAAATGGCGCTCAGTTCGTAAAAGAACTTCGTCAAGCTGCTCCAGAAGGCACTGTTGTTGGCGCGCAAATCTCTATCGACAGCTTGGCTAAAGGTGATTTCGTAAAAATCACTTCCAAGTCTAAAGGTAAAGGTTTCGCTGGTTCCGTGAAGCGTTGGGGCTTCGCAGGTGGTCCTGCATCCCACGGTTCTAAATTCCACCGTCGTCCGGGTTCTTCTGGTAACAGAACATGGCCAGGTCGCGTAATGCCGGGTAAGAAATTCCCAGGTCATTTGGGTGCTGAAACTGTCACTGTTAAGAACGTAGAAGTTGTTCAGATCATCGCTGAAGAAAACGTTCTGATGGTAAAAGGGCCAGTTCCAGGTGCTAGAAACACTTTGGTTAAGTTGGTGAGAGAATAG
- the rplB gene encoding 50S ribosomal protein L2, whose translation MGIKTFAPRSHGRRGMTGFDFKEITKTTPEKSLLAPLKKQAARNNHGQITIRHQGGGHKRKYRLVDFKRNKLEVAAKVIAIEYDPNRTCRIALISYIDGAKAYILAPVGLNVGDTVISSDKADIKPGNSLTLGAIPVGTVIHNIELRPGKGGQICRGAGASATLAGKGDKYCQVRMPSGELKQVLTVCRASIGQVGNTDNENINLGKAGRSRWRGIRPSVRGMHMNPVDHPLGGGEGVGKGHHPVTPWGQPCKGFKTRNNKRTNSSIIKRRK comes from the coding sequence ATGGGTATTAAAACATTTGCCCCACGCTCTCATGGTCGCAGAGGAATGACTGGTTTCGATTTCAAAGAAATCACTAAGACTACTCCAGAGAAGTCTTTGCTAGCTCCTCTTAAGAAACAAGCTGCGCGTAACAATCACGGTCAAATCACTATTCGTCACCAAGGTGGCGGTCATAAGAGAAAATACCGTTTGGTTGATTTCAAGCGTAACAAGCTTGAAGTTGCAGCAAAAGTTATCGCGATCGAGTACGATCCGAACAGAACTTGCCGTATTGCTCTGATCTCCTACATCGATGGCGCTAAGGCTTATATCCTTGCTCCAGTAGGTTTGAATGTTGGCGATACTGTTATCTCTTCTGATAAAGCCGATATCAAACCAGGTAACTCCCTGACTTTGGGTGCTATTCCGGTTGGTACTGTTATTCACAATATCGAATTGCGTCCAGGCAAAGGTGGTCAAATCTGCCGTGGTGCTGGTGCAAGCGCGACTCTTGCTGGTAAAGGCGACAAGTACTGCCAAGTACGTATGCCATCTGGTGAGTTGAAACAAGTGTTGACAGTTTGCCGTGCTTCTATCGGTCAAGTTGGTAACACTGACAATGAAAACATCAATCTAGGTAAAGCAGGTCGCTCTCGTTGGAGAGGTATCCGTCCTTCTGTACGTGGTATGCACATGAATCCAGTTGATCACCCACTCGGTGGTGGTGAAGGCGTTGGTAAAGGGCATCACCCAGTAACTCCTTGGGGTCAACCTTGTAAGGGGTTCAAAACTAGAAACAATAAGAGAACCAACTCTTCAATCATCAAGAGACGTAAGTAG